ACGATGTCCCCACGGAATTTGTGATCAGCTAGCGGTCTGCAATCTACTCGATACCGATATCCGAGAGCATGCAATCGACGACGGACTCGCAATTCGATCCCCGTACCGCTAGTCTTCTGTGCTCGCATCTGCCGGCGGATGTGATCCTTCGGTGGCGTCAGCCCGCTCCCCAACAGCGCGTCCTAGCTCACGAGTCCGTACGGTCCTGACTTACGTGCGGCGCCTGGTAGATCGTCACACCACTGACCTAATCTTGCACCATGCACGCGCATCCGAAGCCCCCTCCGAAGTCGCAGTATGCAGTCAAACATGTCCGCGGCCCGTTTGTCGAGTTACCTGTTCATTCGGGCCACACGGCTAGCGAGAAGGAGTTCGCCACCTTTTGCACCGAGCTGCGTCACCGCGGTGTTCCGTTAGCCGCCGATTTGTTCAGCGGAGCCGGCGGCATGAGTCTGGGGCTGCAGGACGCTGGTTTCCAGGTGGTGCTGGGGGTCGACCACTACGGTTTCGCGGCCGAGACCCATGGACACCATTTTGGAGGTATGTCGTTGGAAGAAGACCTAGCCGATCCGGCGGCAATCAAGCGGGTCGCAAGACTGATGAAGCGTAACAAGATCGAGTTGCTCGCCGGTGGCCCGCCCTGCCAACCGTTCTCGCGGGCCGGACGGTCAATGATTCGGCACCGCGTTCTGACTGGGGCGGCCGACCCTCATGACGAGCGCCGAGATTTGTGGCGGTCGTTTTTGGAAGTGGTCCAGCTCGCGCGCCCAGCTGCGGTCATTATGGAGAACGTCCCAGACATGGCGTTGGATCGCGAGATGTTCATCCTTCGGAGCATGACCGAAGAACTCGAACAAATCGGCTACTCGGTCTCAGCTCGGGTGATCGACACTTGGCGCTACGGAGTCCCTCAGATGCGGCAGCGGCTGCTTCTGGTCGCCTTGAGGGGGGGCGTCGAGTTTAGCTGGCCGGATGAGTCGGAAAGACGAGTGACGTTATGGAACGCGATCGGGGACATGCCTGACGTCGAGGGCGGCTGGCGCCCAGAGGGGGGAGCACTCGGATGGGCTGACTACGCTGGGCCTAGAACGCAATACCAAAGATGGATACGCCGACGTGTCCGAGTGAGTGACCGATACAAGCTGTTCGACCACATCACGCGCCCAGTGCGTGAAGACGACCGCGCTGCTTTCGAGTCGATGACTCACATGACAAAATACACAGATTTGGCGCCAGAGTATCAGCGCTACCGCAAAGATATTTTCGACGATAAATATAAAAGATTAGACGAAAACGATCTTTCCCGAACGATCACCGCGCATATCGCTAAAGACGGTTACTGGTATATCCATCCCCGCCAGCCTCGGACCCTCACAGTCCGAGAGGCGGCGCGAATTCAGACCTTCCCCGACGATTTTCGTTTTGCTGGCCCGCCGTCGGCGGCATTCAAGCAGATAGGTAACGCTGTCCCACCTTTGATCGCGGAAGTGATCGGCAGCGCCGTTCGTGCCTCATTGACCGCTCGTAGGAGAGCTGCATTGTCGACCAGACAAACAGCGGCGACGCTGGCGCAATGGTTTCACGAACAACCCACTGTTAAGTCAATGCCATGGCTGAAGACCACGAACCGCTGGAAATTTGTCTTAGGCGAGATGTTGCTCGATCGCGCTACGCACACTGTTGCCAGTGCGGTATGGAACGTAATCGATACCGACACACATGACGTACCTCCAGGCCGGCTACCTGACCGGCAAGCCGTGGCGCTTCTCGAGGAACTTATGTCGGGCGTTGGTCGGGCTCAGCGGATCTCAGCAGTCAACGCCCTGATCGATCAGATGGGTGCCGATCCGACGGCATTATGGCAACCGTCTATCGAGCGATCCTCCCTACCGGTGATACCGGCGGCACTTTGCGACTTGGTGGAGTTGGCTCTGCCCATAACGACGCCTGAAGGTACCGAGAGTGATGAACCCGTTCTTGTCACCAAGGGAGTCCTACGTGTGGCAAGCCGGTTTCATGGTAACGACGCAGATAAACGAAACGTACAGACAGACGGCCGGATCGCGGTCGCAAGGATGATCGGGTTCGGCGATCAGTCCCGATCCGCACATCTGGCCCTCATCGCTCTGGCAGCCGAGATCTGTCTAGTGGACAAGCCGCGATGCGCGGAGTGCCCGTTAAATCAATGGTGCGCTACTGCACAAACCTAAAATCCGAGACCTCGCCCCAAGTCAGGATGCTGCTGGCAAACAATCCTCATGACCTTCTTGAAGCCGTCGTATTCACCTGATTGGATAGCGGCTGACTTTAAGGCGAGACCGACCTCGGACAAAGCGCCGTTGGTTGGCGCTTTATCGTCATTCTCGATGATTTCGTCTTCGCCGCGCTCCTCAGTAATAGCACCATGACGACGATAGACTCGGTCTGCAAGAATACAAAGCTCGCTCACTGGACGGTCCAACATCTGCTTCAGCTGGGCCGGCACCGCAACGCGCATCTTCGCCACGTTGATGTTGAAAACCTCATCGAGCGTACTGGTGAAGTCCAAGCTAGCCCGAGCCAACTTCGTATGCTCATCAATACCGCGTGTTCCCGCCCAACTCCCCCACTGCACTAACCGGTTCTCTCGGTAAACGTAAAGACCCTGTTGGCGGTTCCACTTGAGAGGCCCAGCGGCGTCCTCGAAAGCGTCCACCGAACTAAACGTTGCTTTGCCGGGCAAGATATAACGTCGCAGCCCAACTGTTCCGACTCCAGCCGCACTCTCCAGTTCGAACTGTTGGGGCGGCAACTCCTGGGTCCCCGGCTCATGCCGAACGAACGGATCCCACGCAAGTAACTTGTCGCCATTAACTCGGATCGAGATTCGCGCGGCATTTTTCTCGCCGGTCAGGAACCGATGGAACACCATGGCTAGGTGGCGCTTTGTCTTAACGACCAAGTTTTCGAATCGGCGTTTGGCCCAACCGCCCTCTGAGCCGGACGCCGGCAACACACGATCTAGATTCTGCCACACCACGACGGTTCCAGTACCCGTGCCGAGCATCTCCTCACTGCGTGCCACGGCGTGATCACGGGGATTCTCAGCCAGTACCCAGTCGTCGAACTCGGCGATCAGGTCCAAGTCCAACGATCGTCGCAGCGGCCGTTTACGCTCGGCCGGCCTGGTGACGATCGTGAGACAACGCCCTTGAGACAAGGATGCAGTCTTCAACCCCAGACCGTACCGACCTAAGTCACCAGACCCGTAGGTACGCCGACTACCGAAGCGCAACGCCTCAGTCATACCGCGGGCAGTTAGACCACAACCGTTGTCGGCAATGAAGACTGCCGAGTCACGGCCGGCAAACTCGATCTCCACCGCAATGTCGGTAGCCCCAGCAGAGATGCTGTTATCAATGAGGTCGGCAATCGCACTGACGAAGTCGTAGCCGATATCCCTGAGCGACGACGTGAGCCGAGCTGCCGACGGTGCCGCACTGGAAAGCTTCATAACACACAAACCTCGGGATCAGTCCTGCTGTCTTCGTCAAGTTAAGCACTAGGGACAGACAACGTCGGACCGACGCGCGGCGCGGAACCTGCCTCTTCGGGTAAGCTACCGCTGCCGTCGCGAACAGCATCTCCCTAGACACTCGCGAACCTACCGTTTGTAACCGTGTCCGTGCGCGTCGGCCGCGACACAGTCCATTTCGCGGCGGAAGTGGTGGAAATCACGTCAGCCATGGTTGCCGCAATCACCTCCCACGGTCCGGTGACGCTCATCCCCGCCTCAGCGCGGGGACTCGGTGCATCGCGGATCGTGGCATCCATGGCATCCACTACCCACCATGACGCGCCAAGGCTCAGCAAGACCACAGGTTCGCCTGTAAAACACTGGGCTAAACGGTATGTTCCAAGCGATCGGCATCCGATTAAGAGGGAGCGCGCAGATGGGATTAACAGACCGCGAACGCAGCGTACTTGAAAACATCGAGATGCTCATCCGCCAAGGCCGAGCGGAAGATGAAGCCGCGTCGACACTCGCTCTCATCTCGGGTGAAGAAGAGCTCGTGGCCAGGATGGTTGCGTACCGCCACGCCATAGCGGCGGAACGGCGGACCATCGCAGGTAGTTCCGTCTTATACGATGCAGAAGACGTTCCGCCCCCGTGGTACACCGGACCATCTGAACACGACATCTTCTGGCCTGGCCTCAAGGCAATGTTGGAAGATGACCCGGCTTGGGCCGGAGCCGTGCCAAGCCTCGACCGAGCGTCGACTGACGTAGTTGGTCTCCTCGCCGAGCCTCACAGCCCAAAAATTCGTACGCGAGGGCTAGTTCTCGGACAAGTCCAATCAGGCAAGACCGCTAACTTTACAGCGACCATAGCGAAGGCAGCCGATGCCGGCTACCGACTGTTTATCGTTCTCTCAGGAGTTCACAACTCGCTACGGCGCCAAACGCAACTTCGGATCGATGAGCACCTTGTATCACGAGAACCAGCGCGTTGGCTGCCATTGACAGACGAGCAACGAGACTTCGGAAACCCCGTAAAAGCGCTGCCCCTTTTAGCGCAGCCAAACTTACGTCTGATTGCTGTGGTAAAGAAAAATGTTTCCCGACTAACAAGACTTCGCGACTGGCTACGAGAAGCGCACAGGCACGGAGGCCTCGATACATGCCCCGTTTTGATAATCGATGACGAAGCAGATCAGGCCAGCCCAAATGCTGCAAGAAATGCAGAGCTCGACCGTACTCAAATAAACAAGCGGCTACTCGAACTCCTCGAGCTCCCTCGCGTCGCATACGTCGGATATACCGCAACGCCCTTCGCAAATGTCTTAATAAACCCCGCGGATGCTAACGACATCTATCCTCGATCTTTCGTTTATTCACTTCCCAAACCCAAGACTTACTTCGGCTCTCGGGAGTTATTTGGGCCGTTGATTTCCGAAGAAGAAGCAACCGCAGCCGATGTGCCGCACGACATGATCCGCATCGTCTCAGACGCCGAGGCCGAACGACACTCAACAAAGAATCTTCTTGAAAAGGGCCCAGAAATAACACCAGCGTTGGCAGACGCCATCATTTGGTTTGTGCTCGCCACCGCCGCGCGCAGGGTGCGCTCTAGCACATCGAAACACTCGAGCATGTTGATTCATACGACTATGCGGGTCGGTCCGCAGTTGCAATATCTCGAACCTATACGTACGTTCGTGAAACATCTTAGCGCGCAGGTCACCAACCGAGACCTTGAAATCCTCCACCAATTCTGGGACGAGGAAAAGCGCAGAGAACCTCCCTCTCGACACAACCTCAAGCCGATCGCGTTCCGCGAGATGACCTCAGTGCTACCCAAAGTTATCGACGAGCTAAAAGTTTTGGCAGACAACGGTCTGTCGACCGATCGGCTGGTTTATGGCGACGAGCCAGCAACCGTTATCGCGGTCGGGGGCAACACGTTGTCCCGGGGTTTGACTCTCGAGGGCCTAGTCTCGTCATATTTCTTACGTAGTTCAAGCACTTATGATTCACTCCTTCAAATGGGGCGTTGGTTCGGCTACCGACCCGGCTACAGCGACTTGCCGCGCATCTGGACAACGCAACAGTTGGCCGACGACTTTGAGTTCCTTGCCGACGTCGAAGATGCGATCCGTCGGGAGATAGAACGTTACAGAACAATGGATGGCGCAACTCCAGAAAATCTCCCAGTGCGGATATTGCTCCACCCGCAGATGCATGCCACTTCGGTAACGAAGATGCAGTTCGCAGTTAAAGGTGACGCGTCGTTTAGCGGCCAACGACCGCAGACGACATATTTTGATCATACCGACCCGGCTGTGATCGAACAGAACCTAAAAGCTGCACGCGAGCTTATCGAGGCTGCAACAAAAATGGGCGTTGCCGAAGAACCGCTCGACGCCAAGATCATCCTTCGAGATGTGCCGGTACAGCTAGTCCGGAACTTTGTCGCAGCTTATTCTTTTCACGAAAATAGCGCACTAACGACCGCGCTACTCACGAAGTATATCGATAGTCAAAATGCGGCGGGAGCATTGCTGTCCTGGAACGTTGTGGTGATGGGTCGTAGGCCCCCGAGCCCAACACTACCCCTCGGATTGCGAGAAGAAAGTCCATTGATCACACGTTCAAAGTTGAAGAGAAGCAGCACAAAAACACTTGCCGTAATCGGGACGTTGATGTCGAAGCCTGACCGAGTGGCAGACCTCATACCAGCTTCTGAAGTAAAACCCGAGACAACTGATCAGGCGCTACAGAATCTCCGCGACAAAGATGGACACGGCCTTCTACTGTTGTACCCGATCGACAAAGACTCGGAGCCTAAAATGGAAGGCGACCATCGAGTATCGTTGAAAGCAGTCGGTCACCTGCTAGGAGTAGCATTCTCATTCCCGCACGCGGACCCTGCGACAGAGCCTGTCAACACTATTCAGGTTGATCCAACGTTACTTAGCTCGACCGAACCAGTTGATGACATGGATGACGGGTCCGCAGAATATACTGACGAAGAAGGCTCGCGCGACGAAGTGGACTTGGGGGATGGCTAGTAGAGATTTGGCGGCTGTCTGGACAGTACTTGAGTCAAAACCACCGAGAACCGGCATCGATGCCGTACCCGTCGGCTACGAAGTCGCGGCTGGCGAACTTCTTGCCGGGGTCGACGGCGACGGCCGGCGTTATCTATTAATCCCTCTTTTGCCCGGAGAAGCGGCTCGCGTCGATACCCGGGGTCGGGCTGTACATGTGATACGAGTACAACACGCCGGTACTCATTATTTAGCAGTATTGTGTCTTTCCGCAGAGCTCCATACCATTTTTACACAGTTCAGCCGTGAGCTCGTCGGCTCTGTCTGCAACGCAGATTCTCCGGCACGCGCTGCCGGGGAACTGTTTGAGCGATGGAAGGCGCTCTTTTCCGACACCATTCAACGCGGAATAATTAGCGAGGAGCGCCTCATCGGCCTTCTAGGCGAACTGCTCACCATAGAAAGATTTTTAAACCAAGGTGCGCCTGCCCGCCTTAGCTATTGGCGCGGTCCTTTTGGTGAAGCACAAGACTTTAGAACATTGCACATCGCGCTAGAGGTGAAAGCGACATTAACTCGAGATGGACGCATAATAGGTGTTTCGGGTATCGATCAGCTCCAGCCGCCACCAAACTCGAGAATTTACCTTGTACACTATCGGTTTGAACGCGACCCAGGAGGGTTCAATATCGCCGACGTGAACGCGCGCATCCTTGCCTTGGGTGCTTCAACTAACGACCTTGCCTCCGGGTTAGCGGAGAACGGCGTCTTTCTGGACGACCTCGCCCCTTATCTCGAACGACGTTACCGCTGTATCGAGACACGTTGTTATGATGTCATGCAGTCTCATTTTCCGAGAATTACCCGCGATTCGTTCGTCGGAAGCAATATCCCTCCTGGTACTCTTAGATTTTCATATTCGATTGACCTAACTAACGAACCGCCGCTACCGCTAAGCCCAGCGGAAGCAGATTTAACACTTCGAGAGATGGCAGTGGATGCTACACATGGAATGGATTCCTGAGTCATTCCCGCGTGCCGGAGGTTTAGCGGCGGCGGGTTTCTACAAGCTGCTTGGTCGACCAAGCTTAGACCCGCTCACCGTCTTGGTCCGCGAGACCGCTCAGAACAGTTGGGATGCGCGGCAGGATGACGACGAGACGGTTGGATTCGCCATCCAAGGCTGGATCCAAACTAAGGCTGAACAGGAAGCGCTGCGCGCCGAGATCTTCGTTGACGCGCATAACGCGACGGGTACGTATCTCCAGCGGGAACTCACCAGACCCGAACTCCTCGGTCTCTATATCTCGGATCGAAACACGAAGGGGTTAAGCGGGCCACTTCAAGCCGACGAGGCCGACCCAGACAATACTTACGATTGGGTCGACTTTGTGCTGAATGTGGGAAAGGCAAATACCCAAGGCCATACCGGGGGAACGTACGGCTTCGGCAAAACAATCTCATACATCGTTTCTGCTGCAAATGCCGTGGTAATACATTCAAGAACGGTACATCGCGGTAAACTACAGACACGACTAATCGGCTGTGCTATTGGCGAGGAGTTCACACGACGGCGCAGGTTGTATACCGGTCGCCACTGGTGGGGTGTGGCGGACGATGGCGCGCCGAAACCCGTCACGGGGCGAGCTGCCGACCAACTCGCAGAACTCATCGGGATGCCGGCCTTCGAACCGCGCGAGACAGGAACTAACCTCCTCATCATCGCTCCGGATTTCGCGGGACGAACTCCCGAGCAGGCTATGCGGTTTATTGCCGAGTCCGTGACTTGGCACCTCTGGCCCAAGCTGATGAAACGCCAAGGTAAACGCCCGATGGAGATAGATATCTCATGGAACGGCGAAACCATACCGGTACCACGCCCACAGGATCGTCCTCCCCTACATGGTTTTACCCAGGCGTTCCAGGCAGTTCTCGATGACGGAGTCGGCAGAGGATCTCCTGTTGGCTTGCGTATCGACACGATCAATTGTCAACGTCCGAAAACTGTTGTCGGAGAACTAGTGACAGTCCCACTGGTACAACGGGAACGAGCAGTAGTTGATGACGGCTCTGACCC
This sequence is a window from Mycolicibacillus parakoreensis. Protein-coding genes within it:
- a CDS encoding ATP-binding protein encodes the protein MKLSSAAPSAARLTSSLRDIGYDFVSAIADLIDNSISAGATDIAVEIEFAGRDSAVFIADNGCGLTARGMTEALRFGSRRTYGSGDLGRYGLGLKTASLSQGRCLTIVTRPAERKRPLRRSLDLDLIAEFDDWVLAENPRDHAVARSEEMLGTGTGTVVVWQNLDRVLPASGSEGGWAKRRFENLVVKTKRHLAMVFHRFLTGEKNAARISIRVNGDKLLAWDPFVRHEPGTQELPPQQFELESAAGVGTVGLRRYILPGKATFSSVDAFEDAAGPLKWNRQQGLYVYRENRLVQWGSWAGTRGIDEHTKLARASLDFTSTLDEVFNINVAKMRVAVPAQLKQMLDRPVSELCILADRVYRRHGAITEERGEDEIIENDDKAPTNGALSEVGLALKSAAIQSGEYDGFKKVMRIVCQQHPDLGRGLGF
- a CDS encoding Z1 domain-containing protein, whose translation is MFQAIGIRLRGSAQMGLTDRERSVLENIEMLIRQGRAEDEAASTLALISGEEELVARMVAYRHAIAAERRTIAGSSVLYDAEDVPPPWYTGPSEHDIFWPGLKAMLEDDPAWAGAVPSLDRASTDVVGLLAEPHSPKIRTRGLVLGQVQSGKTANFTATIAKAADAGYRLFIVLSGVHNSLRRQTQLRIDEHLVSREPARWLPLTDEQRDFGNPVKALPLLAQPNLRLIAVVKKNVSRLTRLRDWLREAHRHGGLDTCPVLIIDDEADQASPNAARNAELDRTQINKRLLELLELPRVAYVGYTATPFANVLINPADANDIYPRSFVYSLPKPKTYFGSRELFGPLISEEEATAADVPHDMIRIVSDAEAERHSTKNLLEKGPEITPALADAIIWFVLATAARRVRSSTSKHSSMLIHTTMRVGPQLQYLEPIRTFVKHLSAQVTNRDLEILHQFWDEEKRREPPSRHNLKPIAFREMTSVLPKVIDELKVLADNGLSTDRLVYGDEPATVIAVGGNTLSRGLTLEGLVSSYFLRSSSTYDSLLQMGRWFGYRPGYSDLPRIWTTQQLADDFEFLADVEDAIRREIERYRTMDGATPENLPVRILLHPQMHATSVTKMQFAVKGDASFSGQRPQTTYFDHTDPAVIEQNLKAARELIEAATKMGVAEEPLDAKIILRDVPVQLVRNFVAAYSFHENSALTTALLTKYIDSQNAAGALLSWNVVVMGRRPPSPTLPLGLREESPLITRSKLKRSSTKTLAVIGTLMSKPDRVADLIPASEVKPETTDQALQNLRDKDGHGLLLLYPIDKDSEPKMEGDHRVSLKAVGHLLGVAFSFPHADPATEPVNTIQVDPTLLSSTEPVDDMDDGSAEYTDEEGSRDEVDLGDG
- the dcm gene encoding DNA (cytosine-5-)-methyltransferase, whose translation is MHAHPKPPPKSQYAVKHVRGPFVELPVHSGHTASEKEFATFCTELRHRGVPLAADLFSGAGGMSLGLQDAGFQVVLGVDHYGFAAETHGHHFGGMSLEEDLADPAAIKRVARLMKRNKIELLAGGPPCQPFSRAGRSMIRHRVLTGAADPHDERRDLWRSFLEVVQLARPAAVIMENVPDMALDREMFILRSMTEELEQIGYSVSARVIDTWRYGVPQMRQRLLLVALRGGVEFSWPDESERRVTLWNAIGDMPDVEGGWRPEGGALGWADYAGPRTQYQRWIRRRVRVSDRYKLFDHITRPVREDDRAAFESMTHMTKYTDLAPEYQRYRKDIFDDKYKRLDENDLSRTITAHIAKDGYWYIHPRQPRTLTVREAARIQTFPDDFRFAGPPSAAFKQIGNAVPPLIAEVIGSAVRASLTARRRAALSTRQTAATLAQWFHEQPTVKSMPWLKTTNRWKFVLGEMLLDRATHTVASAVWNVIDTDTHDVPPGRLPDRQAVALLEELMSGVGRAQRISAVNALIDQMGADPTALWQPSIERSSLPVIPAALCDLVELALPITTPEGTESDEPVLVTKGVLRVASRFHGNDADKRNVQTDGRIAVARMIGFGDQSRSAHLALIALAAEICLVDKPRCAECPLNQWCATAQT
- a CDS encoding PD-(D/E)XK motif protein is translated as MASRDLAAVWTVLESKPPRTGIDAVPVGYEVAAGELLAGVDGDGRRYLLIPLLPGEAARVDTRGRAVHVIRVQHAGTHYLAVLCLSAELHTIFTQFSRELVGSVCNADSPARAAGELFERWKALFSDTIQRGIISEERLIGLLGELLTIERFLNQGAPARLSYWRGPFGEAQDFRTLHIALEVKATLTRDGRIIGVSGIDQLQPPPNSRIYLVHYRFERDPGGFNIADVNARILALGASTNDLASGLAENGVFLDDLAPYLERRYRCIETRCYDVMQSHFPRITRDSFVGSNIPPGTLRFSYSIDLTNEPPLPLSPAEADLTLREMAVDATHGMDS